From a single Miscanthus floridulus cultivar M001 chromosome 8, ASM1932011v1, whole genome shotgun sequence genomic region:
- the LOC136478055 gene encoding endoglucanase 7-like has protein sequence MRAGAAARRQPPRAHAKAPRGDSPRAMSSAAATATSCHRLGVALLLLLLVLGGAEGKAHNYEDALQKSLLYFEAQRSGRLPHSQRVAWRHHSGLTDGLEQGVDLVGGYYDAGDHVKFGLPMAFTVTMLSWSLIEYGGDVADAGELGHALEAVKWGTDYFIKAHTRPDELWAEVGDGDTDHYCWQRPEDMTTSRQAYKVDRDHPGSDVAGETAAAMAAASIVFRNSNPHYAHLLLHHAQQLFEFADKYRGKYDSSIAEVKSYYASVSGYKDELLWAALWLHRATGRADYLDYVVDNADSFGGTGWAINEFSWDVKYAGVQILAARLLLRGEHATRHRSTLERYRAKAERYVCACLGRNTEGGADANVERSPGGMLYIRQWNNMQYVTSAAFLLSAYSDYLAEAGAPTVSCAGGETVAAEEVFALARAQVDYVLGTNPRGVSYLVGYGSKYPNRVHHRAASIVPYKHSKEFIGCTQGFDHWFGRRSSNPNVLVGAIVGGPDRRDRFRDNRENYMQTEACTYNTAPMVGMFAKLHRMARLEREQGSTTPVPVTSTAADV, from the exons ATGCGAGCGGGCGCAGCGGCGCGGAGGCAGCCGCCGCGCGCACATGCCAAGGCGCCGCGCGGGGACTCTCCTCGTGCAATGAGTAGCGCCGCCGCGACCGCGACGTCGTGTCACCGCCTCGGGGtcgcgctgctgctgctcctgctggTTCTTGGTGGAGCCGAGGGGAAGGCGCACAACTACGAGGACGCGCTGCAGAAGAGCCTGCTCTACTTCGAGGCGCAGCGCTCGGGGCGGCTCCCGCACAGCCAGCGCGTCGCCTGGCGCCACCACTCCGGCCTCACCGACGGCCTCGAACAAGGG GTGGACTTGGTGGGGGGATACTACGACGCCGGCGACCATGTCAAGTTCGGCCTGCCCATGGCGTTCACCGTCACGATGCTGTCGTGGAGCCTGATCGAGTACGGCGGCGACGTCGCGGACGCCGGCGAGCTGGGCCACGCGCTGGAGGCCGTCAAGTGGGGCACCGACTACTTCATCAAGGCGCACACCAGGCCCGATGAGCTGTGGGCTGAG GTGGGCGACGGCGACACGGACCACTACTGCTGGCAGCGGCCGGAGGACATGACGACGTCGCGGCAGGCGTACAAGGTCGACCGGGATCACCCAGGCTCCGACGTCGCCGGCGAGaccgcggcggccatggcggccgcgtcCATCGTCTTCCGCAACTCCAACCCGCACTACGCGCACCTTCTCCTGCACCACGCACAGCAG CTGTTCGAGTTCGCCGACAAGTACAGGGGCAAATACGACAGCAGCATCGCGGAGGTGAAGAGCTACTACGCGTCGGTGAGCGGGTACAAGGACGAGCTCCTGTGGGCCGCCCTGTGGCTCCACCGCGCCACCGGCAGAGCTGACTACCTCGACTACGTCGTCGACAACGCCGACAGCTTCGGCGGCACCGGCTGGGCCATCAACGAGTTCAGCTGGGACGTCAAGTACGCCGGCGTCCAGATCCTAGCAGCAAGG TTGCTGCTGAGAGGGGAGCACGCGACGCGCCACCGGAGCACGCTGGAGCGGTACAGGGCGAAGGCGGAGCGCTACGTGTGCGCGTGCCTGGGCCGGAACACGGAAGGCGGCGCGGACGCCAACGTGGAGCGCAGCCCCGGCGGGATGCTCTACATCCGGCAGTGGAACAACATGCAGTACGTGACCAGCGCCGCGTTCCTGCTCTCCGCCTACTCCGACTACCTGGCCGAGGCCGGCGCCCCGACCGTGTCGTGCGCGGGCGGCGAGACCGTGGCGGCCGAGGAGGTGTTCGCGCTCGCCAGGGCGCAGGTGGACTACGTGCTGGGCACCAACCCCAGGGGCGTCAGCTACCTCGTCGGCTACGGCTCCAAGTACCCCAACCGGGTGCACCACCGCGCCGCGTCCATCGTGCCGTACAAGCACAGCAAGGAGTTCATCGGCTGCACGCAGGGGTTTGACCACTGGTTCGGCCGGCGGAGCTCCAACCCAAACGTGCTCGTTGGCGCGATCGTCGGCGGGCCGGACCGGCGGGACAGGTTCAGGGACAACCGGGAGAACTACATGCAGACGGAGGCCTGCACGTACAACACGGCCCCGATGGTCGGCATGTTCGCCAAGCTGCACCGGATGGCGCGGCTGGAGCGGGAACAGGGGTCGACGACGCCGGTGCCCGTGACGTCCACGGCGGCTGATGTGTAA
- the LOC136478056 gene encoding dynamin-2A-like, with protein MSSSAAMEAIDELVQLSESMRQAASLLADDDPSDETASRRPSTFLNAVALGNVGAGKSAVLNSLIGHPVLPTGENGATRAPIVVDLARDPGLSSKSIVLQIDSKSQQVSASALRHSLQDRLSKGASSGSGRSRSDEIYIKLRTSTAPPLKLIDLPGIDQRVMDDSTISEYAGHNDAILIVVIPAMQAADVASSRALRLAKDIDPDGTRTIGVLSKIDQAAADAKTVSCVQAILSNKGAPRAAADIEWVALIGQSVSIASAQSGSVGSDNSLETAWRAEAETLKSILTGAPQSKLGRIALVDTIAKQIRKRMKVRLPNLLTGLQGKSQIVQDELARLGEQMVQSAEGTRAVALELCREFEDKFLAHITSGEGSGWKIVASFEGKFPDRIKQLPLDRHFDLNNVKRIVLEADGYQPYLISPEKGLRSLIKGVLEMAKEPSRLCVEEVHRVLLDIVNAAANATPGLGRYPPFKREVIAIASNALDAFKSDAKKMVVALVDMERAFVPPQHFIRLVQRRMERQRHEDELRNNRSSKKGHDAEQSKMNRASSPQTGSDEAGGNLKSMKDKSNQQEKNTKEGPNLQVAGPGGEITAGYLLKKSAKNNEWSKRWFVLNEKSGKLGYTKKQEERHFRGVIVLEECNLEEIEEEEVSKSSKDSKKANGQEKGPSLVFKITNRVAYKSVLKAHSAVILKAESMADKIEWIKKIKGVIQSRGGSVKGPTEDGSMRQSRSDGSLDTMARRPADPEEELRWMSQEVRGYVEAVLNSLAANVPKAIVLCQVEKSKEDMLNQLYSSVSAQSNTKIEELLQEDHNAKHRREKYQKQSSLLSKLTRQLSIHDNRAASYANDSSGAESSPRSPGHSGEDWKSAFDSAANGSVDRSSSQHETRSRSADSRGRRHENGDANSGSRRTPNRLPPAPPSGGRY; from the exons ATGTCGTCGTCGGCAGCCATGGAGGCAATCGACGAGCTCGTCCAGCTCTCCGAGTCCATGCGGCAGGCCGCCTCGCTCCTTGCGGACGATGACCCCTCTGACGAGACCGCCTCGCGCCGCCCCTCCACCTTTCTCAACGCCGTCgcgctcggcaacgtc GGAGCTGGCAAGTCGGCTGTGCTGAACAGCCTCATTGGCCACCCTGTGCTG CCCACGGGGGAGAACGGCGCGACGCGGGCGCCGATAGTGGTCGACCTGGCGAGGGATCCGGGGCTCAGCAGCAAGTCCATCGTCCTACAGATCGACAGCAAGTCGCAGCAGGTGTCGGCAA GTGCACTCCGTCATTCACTGCAGGATAGGCTTAGCAAAGGGGCATCCAGTGGATCTGGGAGAAGCCGAAGCGATGAGATTTACATTAAGTTGCGGACAAGTACAG CTCCTCCGCTGAAATTGATTGATTTACCTGGCATAGACCAACGGGTTATGGATGATTCAACG ATCAGTGAATATGCTGGGCACAATGATGCAATATTGATTGTTGTGATACCAGCAATGCAAGCTGCTGATGTTGCATCTTCTCGAGCTCTTAGACTAGCAAAGGACATTGATCCAGATG GAACTAGAACAATAGGTGTCTTAAGCAAAATCGATCAAGCAGCTGCAGATGCAAAAACCGTTTCTTGTGTTCAGGCCATTTTGTCCAACAAGGGTGCCCCACGAGCAGCAGCTGATATTGAGTGGGTTGCTCTAATCGGGCAGTCTGTCTCAATTGCATCTGCTCAATCAGGATCAGTCGGGTCTGATAATTCACTGGAAACAGCTTGGCGAGCTGAGGCTGAGACCCTTAAATCCATCCTAACTGGTGCACCTCAGAGTAAGCTGGGAAGAATTGCTCTCGTGGATACCATTGCTAAGCAGATACGTAAACGGATGAAAGttcgtctgccaaacttgttgaCCGG ACTTCAGGGTAAATCCCAGATAGTGCAGGATGAACTTGCAAGGCTAGGAGAACAGATGGTACAAAGCGCTGAAGGAACCAGAGCAGTTGCTCTGGAGCTATGTCGAGAATTCGAAGATAAATTTCTTGCTCATATTACTTCTGGTGAG GGTTCCGGTTGGAAAATAGTTGCAAGTTTTGAGGGCAAGTTTCCAGATAGGATCAAACAACTTCCATTGGACAGGCATTTTGATTTGAACAACGTGAAGAGG ATTGTGTTGGAAGCGGATGGCTATCAACCTTATTTGATATCTCCAGAGAAGGGTTTACGATCCTTAATAAAAGGAGTTCTGGAAATGGCCAAGGAGCCATCGCGACTCTGTGTTGAAGAG GTACACCGAGTTTTGTTAGACATAGTAAATGCTGCTGCAAATGCTACACCAGGACTAGGAAGATACCCTCCATTCAAGCGGGAG GTCATTGCAATTGCATCTAATGCATTAGATGCTTTCAAAAGTGATGCAAAAAAGATGGTGGTTGCACTTGTTGATATGGAGCGAGCTTTTGTTCCTCCACAACACTTCATCCGATTAGTACAGAGAAG AATGGAAAGACAGCGTCATGAGGATGAGTTGAGAAATAACAGATCATCTAAGAAAGGACATGATGCAGAACAATCCAAGATGAACCGG GCTTCAAGCCCTCAAACTGGTTCGGATGAAGCTGGTGGTAACCTGAAATCAATGAAGGATAAATCCAATCAGCAAGAAAAGAATACAAAAGAGGGACCAAATTTGCAGGTTGCTGGGCCTGGCGGCGAAATAACTGCAG GTTACCTTTTGAAGAAAAGTGCAAAAAATAATGAATGGAGCAAAAGGTGGTTTGTTCTAAACGAGAAGAGTGGGAAG CTTGGATACACTAAGAAGCAAGAGGAGAGACATTTTCGAGGCGTCATTGTCCTGGAG GAATGTAACCTGGAAGAGATAGAGGAGGAAGAGGTCTCTAAGAGTTCTAAGGATTCAAAGAAGGCAAATGGACAAGAGAAAGGGCCAAGTCTTGTTTTTAAGATTACTAACAGGGTTGCCTACAAAAGTGTCTTAAAAG CTCACAGTGCCGTTATATTGAAGGCTGAGAGTATGGCTGACAAGATTGAATGGATCAAGAAGATAAAAGGTGTTATTCAAAGCAGAGGGGGCTCTGTTAAGGGTCCAACTGAGGATGGTTCTATGAGACAAAGCCGTTCAGATGGATCCCTT GATACAATGGCCCGGAGGCCTGCTGATCCTGAAGAAGAACTTCGATGGATGTCTCAAGAAGTTCGTGGTTATGTTGAAGCTGTTTTGAACAGTTTGGCCGCAAATGTTCCAAAG GCTATTGTACTTTGCCAAGTGGAGAAATCAAAAGAAGATATGCTAAACCAACTGTACAGCTCAGTAAG TGCACAAAGCAACACAAAGATCGAAGAACTACTCCAAGAGGACCACAATGCTAAACATAGGCGGGAAAAATACCAAAAACAATCATCCCTCTTGTCAAAGCTCACTCGCCAGCTCAGTATCCATGACAATAGAGCAGCTTCATATGCGAACGATAGTTCTGGAGCTG AGAGTAGCCCACGGTCCCCTGGCCACTCTGGTGAGGACTGGAAGTCTGCCTTTGACTCAGCAGCAAATGGCTCTGTTGACCGGTCCAGTTCACAGCATGAGACAAGGTCAAGAAGTGCTGACAGTCGAGGCCGGCGCCACGAAAATGGGGATGCCAACTCTGGCAGCCGACGCACACCTAACCGGCTGCCACCGGCTCCACCAAGTGGGGGGAGATACTAA
- the LOC136474749 gene encoding pyrophosphate--fructose 6-phosphate 1-phosphotransferase subunit beta-like isoform X2, whose protein sequence is MAAENGPSPGRLASVYSEVQTSRLHHALRFPSVLCSQFSLVNGPPSSATGNPDEIAKLFPNLFGQPSATLVPAKEAVEGKALKVGVVLSGGQAPGGHNVICGIFDFLQEHAKGSTMYGFKGGPEGVMKCKYVELNTDFVYPYRNQGGFDMICSGRDKIETPEQFKQAEDTANKLELDGLVVIGGDDSNTNACLIAEYFRGKNLKTRVIGCPKTIDGDLKCHEVPTSFGFDTACKIYSEMIGNVMTDARSSGKYYH, encoded by the exons ATGGCGGCGGAGAACGGCCCATCACCTGGGAGGTTGGCGTCGGTTTACAGCGAGGTGCAGACGAGCCGCCTCCATCATGCGCTCCGGTTCCCCTCCGTCCTCTGCTCCCAATTCTCCCTCGTCAATGGGCCTCCCAGCTCAGCCACGGGGAACCCGG ATGAGATCGCGAAGCTGTTCCCTAACTTGTTTGGGCAACCGTCGGCGACATTGGTGCCGGCCAAAGAGGCAGTGGAGGGGAAGGCGCTGAAGGTCGGGGTGGTGCTCTCTGGTGGACAAGCACCCGGTGGGCACAATGTGATCTGTGGTATCTTCG ATTTCTTGCAGGAACACGCAAAGGGAAGCACAATGTATGGATTCAAAGGAGGCCCAGAAGGGGTGATGAAGTGCAAGTATGTCGAACTCAATACCGATTTCGTCTACCCCTACAGAAACCAG GGTGGATTTGATATGATCTGTAGTGGAAGGGATAAGATCGAAACACCAGAGCAG TTTAAGCAAGCCGAAGATACAGCCAACAAACTTGAGTTGGACGGACTTGTTGTTATTGGAGGCGATGATTCAAATACTAATGCTTGCCTTATTGCTGAATACTTCAG GGGAAAGAACCTGAAGACTCGTGTTATTGGGTGTCCAAAGACAATTGATGGAGATCTAAAATGCCATGAGGTCCCAACAAGTTTTGGATTCGACACCGCTTGCAAG ATATACTCTGAAATGATTGGAAACGTGATGACTGATGCACGATCATCAGGAAAATACTACCATT ag